In Ferviditalea candida, the following are encoded in one genomic region:
- the nagA gene encoding N-acetylglucosamine-6-phosphate deacetylase — protein MTEFKPDRNKKPLIIRGSVLNDGDFSHALIESKEGIIQAIHQSDDLTELERRTLIVPGFIDIHVHGGGGADVMDGSIEALRTIAETHVKYGTTGWLATTVTVAGADILRVIDAVKQYMPIQSGFKGAECLGIHLEGPFLSPKHRGAQREDLFMLPDLEQFQSWVERAEGIIRMITLAPELEGAERLIRYARENGITVSAGHTDATSRQLNNAAEWGVTHLTHVFNAMRPIHHREPGIIAAACRNGHMTADFIADGIHLHPDTENLLLRLFGHERLILITDAMRAACMGDGLYEIGGLPVTVKQGVARIDNGTLAGSLLTLQRAAQRMTNIHRLRWAEVSRMASYNPARLLGLDRKGGILPGKSADLVGLTSEGDVLWTMVNGELCYENGNNTSGNDQ, from the coding sequence AACAAGAAGCCGCTGATCATAAGAGGCTCCGTGCTGAATGACGGGGATTTCAGTCACGCTCTGATTGAAAGTAAAGAGGGCATTATTCAAGCGATACATCAATCTGATGATTTAACGGAGCTAGAACGCCGAACTCTGATTGTTCCCGGATTTATCGATATTCATGTGCATGGGGGTGGCGGAGCGGATGTGATGGACGGGTCGATCGAAGCTCTGCGCACCATTGCCGAAACTCATGTGAAATATGGAACAACAGGGTGGCTGGCGACCACGGTAACCGTGGCGGGAGCGGACATACTGCGAGTCATTGATGCTGTTAAACAATATATGCCAATTCAATCCGGGTTCAAAGGAGCGGAATGTTTAGGCATTCATCTGGAAGGACCTTTTCTAAGCCCGAAGCATCGCGGCGCACAGCGCGAGGATCTTTTCATGCTGCCCGATTTGGAGCAATTTCAGTCATGGGTGGAACGGGCCGAGGGGATCATCCGGATGATAACCCTTGCTCCTGAATTGGAAGGTGCTGAACGGTTGATTCGATATGCGCGAGAGAACGGGATAACGGTTTCGGCCGGTCATACGGATGCAACGAGCCGGCAGCTGAACAACGCTGCGGAATGGGGGGTCACCCATCTGACGCACGTATTTAACGCCATGCGTCCGATACATCACCGGGAGCCGGGAATTATTGCCGCCGCTTGCAGAAACGGGCATATGACGGCGGATTTTATTGCGGACGGAATTCATTTGCATCCCGATACGGAAAATTTGCTGCTCCGGTTGTTCGGACATGAGCGGTTGATCTTAATTACAGATGCCATGAGGGCAGCGTGCATGGGTGACGGTTTATATGAGATTGGCGGCTTGCCTGTCACAGTTAAGCAAGGAGTCGCACGAATTGACAACGGTACGTTGGCCGGAAGCTTGCTTACTCTGCAGCGTGCGGCCCAGCGGATGACGAACATCCATCGCTTGCGCTGGGCTGAGGTATCGCGTATGGCTTCCTATAATCCCGCCCGATTGCTCGGTTTGGATCGAAAAGGCGGGATTCTGCCCGGTAAGTCCGCGGATCTGGTCGGTTTGACGTCCGAAGGAGATGTTCTTTGGACGATGGTAAACGGAGAATTATGCTATGAAAATGGGAATAATACATCCGGGAACGATCAGTAA